The window GGGCCGTTCCAGCGCGATCCTGTGGCCGCACGGGCCGCCTCGGACAGGGAGCCGTAGTGCGTGCCGTCGAGTTCATAACCTCCGTCAAGAACGCTCAGCCGGAGTTCGCGACCTTTGTACTGGCGAACGATTACTGTTCCAGGCGATGGCAGCCGCGGGTCGCGATGGGCACGATGTTGATGCTGATGATCACCGGCTGGGGCCACGCCGTTGCCGTTGTGTGGCGTTCTAGCGCGGCTGAA is drawn from bacterium and contains these coding sequences:
- a CDS encoding DUF2924 domain-containing protein; its protein translation is VIRQIHRLQQMTVGDLRLEWMKLYGEPTRSRNRDYLWRRLAWRVQELAHGGLNNAAKAKIDELASKSFSRARTPHNGNGVAPAGDHQHQHRAHRDPRLPSPGTVIVRQYKGRELRLSVLDGGYELDGTHYGSLSEAARAATGSRWNGPLFWGLRKRNRKT